The genomic interval GATGGTGAAGAGCAGGAGTAGCAGCTTAGCATGGGCTGGACTGAAGTGACAGACTGGACAGGGATTGAAAGCATACGGTGTAACCTCAGTTACAACCCCAGAGTTACAAACGGACttgtcaaccacacacctccttTGGAACTGGAATTACGCAATCAGGTTGCAGCAGAGACAGTTACAATACTGtcaaacgtaaactactaaaacctaaagatttgacaaggtaagcaAGCTGTTTCTgggcttgtttcatttaaattaagatggtttaaaagcattttcttctgcatagtaaagtttcaaagctgtattgtcAATGATCAgttgaaaacttttgaaagaatcatGATGTTTTGTTCAAAGTTAGGAAAATCCTCTATTCCTGGGGTTCATAACACTTGGAGGTTCTACTATCTAAAGTTAATATAACCCTTGCTGCCCACTGCATATGCCAAAATTGATAACTGGTTGATTTGGTCACTGCTCCCACTTCTCCATACTAGCAGTGTTAGTAGCAATCATTAGAGCGCCTGTTGATTTCTATATATGAGACTGGTCACTTCATAGCCTCTGGAGCATTGTCTActacagtgaggtggcaaatctGTAGATCGTTTAAATCCAAAGCAGGCCGCAAAGAGttcaaagggatctctcaaaactgggtgactgggtaacagaacagcagatgaaattcactattgataaatgcaaagtaatgcacattgggaaacataatcctAATTCTACATACAAAATCATGGGGTCTACGTTAGTCAGtcagattttggagtcattgtgaatggttctgtgaaaacatctgctcaatgtgcagcagcagtaatCAAAAAGCTAATTATTAGAAACCatgaggaaagggatagataataagacagaattaTCCTAATGccatatgtaaatccatggtatgcccacaccttgaatgctgctTGCAATTCTGGTTAATCCATCTCAAAGATGCATTCGAGTTGGAAAAGGTaccgagaagggcaacaaaaatgattgagggtatggaacagcttctgtatgcagagaaattaaaaagatggGGGCTGtccatcttggaaaagagatgacttggggatgggggggggggtctataaaagtctgattggtgtggagaaagtaaataagtattatttacctcttcacataaaaCACAAACCAGGGATCAGCCAACGAagcaataggcagcaggtttaaaaccaacttCATCCAACGCCAAGTCCATCTGTGGAACTTGTTgaacaggggatgttgtgaaagccaaatgtataactgggttcaCAAAAGAATGAGAAGTTGATGGAGGGTAGCAAAGTTGGTCGGGgcacaatcccatgctctgagtgtccctaaacctctgattgccagtaGCTGGGGGTGGATATCCAGCGATCCAGCCCCTGACAAATTGCGtggttctgttaattccctctgaagcatctggcatgggccagtcagaAGACCGGTtattgggcaagatggaccattggtctgacagtctggccgttcttgtgttcttagtTGGGAGTCTCTCTTCCCATCCAAACAGAATAAATGTTTGACTTCCTTAGTGGTGTGATTCTCATACAATGATTCTTAATGTGTCATCCTACAGACTACTTTGTAAGATCCTCTGCCCTTAACACCCCAACTCCCCATGACTTCCTGTGTTCCGATCTCTGGACCACCCAGTGCTTCAGGAACCCCTGGTTTAACAGACTGCATTTGGCTAAGTTACCTAAGGTCTTAGAGTTGTAAGCATTCCTGAGCTCCGACCACGGCTTCACTTTAGGGGGGTGGCTTGATACTCCGTTTGCTCATAAGGGAGGAAAGGGGCTCTGTCGTACCGTCCATGCCAAGGCACTGAAGATGGGTTAATCCCACTCCATGTGTAGCTAGCGTGACTTGCCAGAGCAAGTCCCCTAGTGTGTGTATTGGTTCTAATGACTTCTGCCATCGAACAGTTTCCCaaaggggctggaggtgggggaggctcaTGCAATTTGGCTGATCTGTGGCCTGTATGAAACTAGTCTGTTCGTGATCCGGTTTTCGGTAGGCAAGTGTCCAAACACTTGGCAGGAATTGCTCTAGGGTTCTCTGCTACCTGTCTTAGCAGCGAGGAGAGTGTGGTGTGTGGCTAGTGTCCCTGGGGACAGCTCCAGAGTCTGGGACTCACTTCAAACCAAGTACTCGGTGAGATCACTGGCGAGGGCAAGCTGAGGGGGGTTGGTCTCGAGCATTAACAAGTACCTGATCCTTCCTCCAAGGATGGACCGATAATGCACCCTGTTTACTTGGAGATTCTGACTGGGAGGGGATTCCTTCCTGCTTCTGCAGGAGATGAGCTTGCTTCTGGAATACACGATCAGACCAAAATCCTTCTGCAGGGGATGCTACTAATGTGCAATCTCTAATGTCTTCCTCTTCCAGTTGGAAACCCACCTTCCCCGAGTGCATCGGAATCCACAACCAGCACAAGCCCCTTGCCCTTGAAGTCCGGGCTCTTGGCACTGCCGCACTGTAACGGACCATGGCGGGTCGAGGTGGAGCTGCTCGACCGAATGGACCGGCTGCTGGAAACAAAATTTGTCAATTTAAACTTGTCCTCTTGGGGGAGTCGGCAGTGGGGAAATCCAGCCTCGTCCTGCGGTTTGTCAAGGGCCAGTTTCACGAGTACCAGGAAAGCACAATCGGAGGTGAGTGCTCAGGGCCGTGATGGGGAAGCCACGAGAGCCCTGGTCCATGAGCTAGAGGGTTGGTTTCAAAGGAGCAGGGGTTAGGCTAGAACTCAGAACTCCCTAGCTGTGCCACTGATGCTCACCTTGGGCGAGTCCCTTCCCATGCCGGAGTTCCTGATTTGTAAAACGAGTGTAATTCTTGCCGGGCTCAGCAGTTCGGGATCTGCTCTAAGTGTTCATTAAAGCGCTCTGCAGTTCTTGGGTCAAAGGACCTCTCTGTTTAAAGGCTGGCTTGGATCCCAGTGTTAGGTGTGGGGTCGGTAAACTCGGCCTGTCGTCTTTCCAAAGCCGGTGAAGGGAGTTCTAGAATCCTTACGCTTTCGTAGGCTGACAACCTTGCTCCACTGTCCCCTCTCACTGCGATGGGGGAAGTTGTCACAGGCACATTACGTTGTGGCCAATGTGGAAAAGTTCACTGAGACCCAACATACTTTGTGCTGAGATCGATGTGTTCTCAACGGGGACCCAGGAGAGTCTGCTTAGCACTCTGCCAGCtgggaacccctgccctgagggaAGGCGATCTTGAAATGACTTTCTTAGAAAGCTGCTGCGGTGCATGGCGAGCATGGGGTTTCCCCCGTGTCCTCGACTCACTTTCCCTTCCCGCACAGCTGGCTgccactctccaccccccagtCGGCTGTGGCAGAGATGCCGTGCTCGGAGAAGCTGCTGGGCTTGAAAACCTCTGAAATGAACCTGGCAGCCTGAGCTAGTCTGCCGCGCTGCCTGCTGCTGGGAATTCCTAAGACTGGGCTGGTCCAGTATGGCCAATGGGCCATCTACCAATATTAGGGTGCTCCCTTctaacagtggctggtgccagacgcttcagagggagtgaacagaacaggacacaagcttctggaagtcagaggtttagggacaccgagCATGGGGTTGTCCCCTGACCATCTTCGCTactagccattgctggacctaccCACCGTGaacttttgaacccagttatacacCACATCTCCTGGTAACGAGTCCCACGTTAGACTCTGCGTTGCGTGAAAAAGTTCTTCCTTCTGTTtgtgtttaaacctgctgcctattgactccattgggtgacccctggctctCGTGTTATACAAAGAGGTAAAAACTCCTcccttttcactttctccacaccaggcatGATATTCTAGACTTCTATCAACCCCCATCCCTCCCTTAGTTCTCTTCCAAACTGAATAGTCCTGAGTCTTtgctctctcctcatatggaagctgttccagaccgctaactatttttgttgcccttctctgtaccttttccagttctaatccCTTTTCCCTGTCAGCAGGGAAGCTGTAGTGAGTGACACCCATTTTACTTCACTGCTGTCAATTCTCCACTGCTCCCCAGAGTAACCCAACGTAGACAATCACTTCATAGTTGGCCTCAGTCTGGCATGAAGTCCAGAATATCTGGTCTAGGAATTCTCTAGATACAGAAATGCAATTCTTCACAAATATTCTCTGGCGTCTGTGGGACTGGTGAACCTTGATTGCTTTCAATGCGTTCATCTGAGCTGACGAAAGCATGTTCCGTTAGTCAAGCAGGACCTTTAGACCTGTCCTACGAATGGCCTCTTCCGTTTGAAGCAGGTGAACCGCTGGCCGTGATCTTGCTTCTCCAGCCCAGTGTTCTGCCTTTGCTCGCTTTGAGCACTGCACAGTTTACCTCAGACATTCGATGGCATGTCTGTCTGACTGAGGGTGTCGGGCCTAGGAAACAGAGCTAACTTAACACCCATCCTACTTGATTTGGTTGTCGTCAAATCTCACAGCCTTGTATTGATCTTAAATAACCAGAAAGCAAACTGGCCGTTGCCATTTGTAAAGGAAAACTGGAGGCTGAATATCGTGAAGGGCTGCCGAACAGCACTCCCAGGGGCGTCTGGAGGAACGTTAACGAGACGGGAAAGCTTGTTCCGGAACTCTAGAAATGACTCTGCTGTCCGATGCAGTCTGTGGCAGGGTAAATGGGCCACTGGCAAAGAGCATTGTTTTTGCTGCAGTTACCTGGCTGAAGAGACTGGCTGGCCATTGGGAGCGTGCATATTAAAGTGCTCCTGCTGTTGGGACGCTTCCAGGGCCCCCTCGAAAGGGTTAAGACAAAAGGCACTTTTCTGTGCAgagtaatcttttaaaaaaaaaaaaaaaaaaggggggggggcacgtgcATACAAACCCCTTTGCAGGCTTCATGTAAAAAGCAGCCTCCACTTGGCTTTGAGCTTCACTTGTAAGTGTCGGCAAACTGGCTTGTTTTCCCCACGCTGCTGGGCAGTAACTTTACATGCATGGTGGAGGTGAAATGAAGGCTTCAGCCTTCCTCCTGGTAGGGCATAACTAGTGCCACAGCAGTGAAGAGGAAGCTGTCGAATGTCTGCGCCCCACTCAACGCTGCCTGATGGAGAACTCCTGGCGTGTCTGAACCTCAGGAAggtctaaacccagctctccACCAGCATGCGCTAGTGTGCCTGATAGCAGCTCTCCCTTTCCACCTCTGCCCCTGGGAGCTGGTTAGGGCACTGAGCCTGACAGCCCCTGGGTGCAGGGGCCATGGgaacacccacccccccccccccccaatgcaggCGGTGTGCACAGCAGGTCTGGGCCCTCCATCGAGAACGGCAGAAAGGGAACACACAGAGCATGACCCTCTGGCTGGAAGGGCAGAATTACCTTTCACTTTCATTTCATGGAGGGGAGCTTTCCAAGAGCATAAAAACAGGAAGAGAACAGCCTGGTGCCTTGATGTACGGTCAGTGACTTGGGTGAGACGTGCAGGACTAGACACTCTCCTGCGCTAGTCACGCCAGCTGAAGGGCGTGGACGTGGTAGTGAATCTATTCGGGATCTTTACTGCTTCATTGAAGCCACATGGGTGTGTTTGGATCAGTTGTTCTGCCTGGAAAGCCGCTTCCAGACATGCCCATCTCCGTCTCTGACCCACGCGtctctggagtggagcagggccccAGCGTGTCCTACCGGATCAGCAGCCTGGGCATTGATGTCCTCTTGGCCCAGAACACCCTGCGACTGCCTGCGTAGCACTTAATTCTTCTCCATCGCCCGGCCAGCATGCCTCGGCCAgctctggcctggcccccacctgctgaggagagggaggcTCCATTGTCCACCCAGCCGTGACCTCTCCGAGCTAGCTGGGATGCGGAGAACTAGGAAGGAATTTGTCAGTGTGGCTAGACGGCTTTCAGGTGGCAATCACTGCTGTCCAATGACGCGGGCTGGATTTCGCCCCGTGACAGACCCCTCTCAGCATATGCACAATGTGCCCGGCCCTTTAACAGCATGGTCAGCCAGGTGAAGAGCTGCTAGCCCGCCGTTGCAGTCAGTCAGCAGGCGCCCCTCGAGGATCTGCAGCTGGCCTCAGCTACGTTGTGCGGGGTTGGAGGGACCCCATTTGAAGAGTGGCCACACAATTGCCCTGCCCTTGAAACCACTTCAGGGATGATGCCTGGTGGGCCGATGGCTGGGTCAGTGAAGTCATTAACAACGGTCGCTGCCCACTCATTACACCAAGCAGATTTCCCGTCCTGTCCTGTGGGGGCATCCGTGACCGTAACGACACACAGGAGAGGCTGAGTCCATTCCAGTCCCCTGAGCCGTCACTCCCTTGGCCTGTGGTAACTTGAACTGAAAAGCGCGCTGCAGAGCAGGCAAACCGTATTAAAGTGACCCTGCCCCAGGAGCTACCTGGCCTATAGTGACCTGCTTTCCTGACTGCTGTCGGGGGCTGAATGACACCGTCCCGtagagggaccctgggcagcttTACATGTGACTAGTGGCCTTGGCTCTATTGGTAGCACTTTCCGGATATAGCGGCTCCCTCAGTGCAGCACCATGGTCAGAAACTGGATTCACAGGAAGGAGGCGTAAGAACAAGTGGCTGGAACCTGCCCACTGACAGGGCAGGAGACAAGGAGCCAGGACGGCTGggctccattcctggctctgctccacGGATCTCCTAGCTCAGGAACCCACTCCACACCTCACTGGTAAACGCTCCGAGATCTCCAGAGGTGCTAGGGGCACATCGTCCTCGCGTCCCAGGGCTGTCGACATGAGCACTGGAAGAGACACGCTGAGATCCCGCTCTGGGCCTTAGCAACCATGTGAAGAGAGCCTCTAAGCTAGCCTAGCTGTCTTCTGTGTGAAGAGCAAGTCCTCTCCCGGTGTGCTGCAGGGGCTAGGCGCCCAGTAGCGTGCTGTGCTCGGATGCACCGTGGGGCAGACCAGTTTGGCTGTGTCTCTGGCTGCAGTAACTGGTTTGGTTCCTGTCTCTAGCTCACGACTGTTGTAGTGTTAAGATACCCTAGCTGTAGCCACTGGCGGCATACCTGACTGCTGGGTAACGTAGCCCTCACTGGGGCTTCCCCCAATTCCtagctgtgacattccccagggtgcaacctggactgttgTGTCCCCggagtgccttttacactgctggGCTGTCTGAACAGCCACTCCTGGcctgccctctgccttcagcCTGCAAAATCCCACCCAGCTGAGAACACACATGCTCTCCAGCCCTCCATGAGGGGATTACCTGCAGGGCAGCACCTGCGTAGCCCCAGCCTTGATGCCCAGAAATGTCATGTTCTCTTCAGCACCCTCCTGGACAGGATGAGCTCTGAGATGGTCCATCGTTCCCACACTGGGCGTGATCCTGCACCAGCCTTTATCCCCAGGAGAGGTTCTCAAACACACGGGTTTAGCTAAAACACGTTTATTAACGAGAGAGTTCAAGTGGTAAGGCAAAAGTCAGAAGTGGTtactaaagaaataaaaggagaaaaccgTAAGCTAATTCCAAAACTTTACCAAGACTAATAGGTTTAAAAGCAGAAAAGATTTCTCACCAATAGCTTCTGGCAGTCTGGAGTGGCTGGAAAACCTCCTGGCCAGGGTCACGCCCCCAGTTCAATGTTTCTTTGTCTTTCAAGTACTGTAGGCAAGAGtgctggaagctccctagaagtggggagggggaagaggcggggtactAGCATCTGAGCCATGGCCCCATACCTGCTCCGCCCCTCCCCTCAGGCcttgccccctgctcactcctctccgctCCTTCCCTCTGTCGGAGAATACTTCCACACCCCAGTCACGCGCCCTTAAGGcaggtaaaaagtgatggggctgTAGCCCTCTGGTCCCCCTGTTCTGGCACCCTTGGGAAGAGGTTGTTAGGgacacttcctctctctcttctctccccccccccccccacacttcatCCTTTCTACTGGAAAAACCCTGGCTGGGTCACGAGGGCAGGCAGCTCCCTTGTGTATGGGAGCGCCAAACTGTCCTTCAGATGAACTGTCCATGTCCTGCTCACAGCTCCCCTCTGCTGGCGAATGCTCCGTTCAGCAGGTAAGGGCTCTTAGCTCTTGGCTGGCGTGCTAGGGTGTCTGTCTCTGAGCATTGCCCAGAACTACATCTTACAGTGACCACCGTAGAGCCACATCTCCTCAATTGACATGCAGTGATGTTACACCCATTTCAATGGGATCATATGCAGCAGATTAGGAGTTTTCAAAGGGTACCTCCCAAGGCAGCCTTGGTACAAATCAAACCATATAAAGGCAGTGAACATGGGGTGGGAAGATGGGGTGGGTGTCACACAAGTGCAAAGAGAACCAGGTTCTCAAAGGCCAGCTGGCTTAACCCAGGGCTGTCCGGCTCCTTTAGAACTGACCAGTCACTTCTCCCACAGCTGCCTTCCTAACGCAGACCGTCTGTCTGGATGACACGACGGTGAAGTTTGAGATCTGGGATACAGCAGGACAAGAAAGATACCACAGCTTGGCCCCGATGTATTACAGGGGTGCCCAGGCAGCCATTGTCGTCTACGACATCACCAACACGGTGAGTACTGAGCTGCTGGCcacagactggcttgctggaggggagaaggggcagtgtcTAGGTACCCTGCTCCTTGGGACGCTGCAGGGATGGTGTCAGCTCAGGACTGGGGGccggcagtttggggggggtgggggttaaccCTTCCTCTGACATGCCCCATGTGTCACTTCCCCTTGGCTCTGTACTGGGCTCTGTAGTGACCTAGCCACTGAGCCTTGGCCCACAGTGCTTGGAGGTAAACCATTCTCCTTGCTGactagaatcctagaatatctgggttggaagggacctcaggaggtatctagtccaaccccctgctcaaagcaggaccaattcccaactaaatcatcccagccagggctttgtcaagcctgaccttaaaaaacctctaaggatggagattccaccacctccctagggaacccagtccagtgcttcaccaccctcctaaggaaaatctttttcacaatatccaacctaaacctcccccactgcaacgtgagaccattgctgcttgttctgtcatctgccaccactgaaagcagactagatccatcctctttggaaccccctttcaggtagttgaaagcagctatcaaatcccccctcattcttctcttctgcagactaaataatcccagttccctcagcctctcctcataagtcatatgctccagccccctaatcgtttttgttgccctccgctggactctccaatttttccacatccttcttgtagtgtggggcccaaaactggacacagtactccagatgaggactcaccaatgccaaatagaggggaacgatcgtgtccctcgatctgctggcaatgcccctacttacacagcccaaaatgccattagccttcttggcaacaagggcacactgactgatatccagcttctcctctcctgcctctgttctgggcaggaagggggaggggctgccctcCCTCACCCTGCCTCCTGCCTCCTTCTAGGACACGTTTGTACGGGCCAAGAACTgggtgaaggagctgcagaggcaggccAGCCCCAACATCGTAATTGCATTAGCAGGCAACAAGGCCGACCTTGCGAGCAAGAGAGCCGTGGATTTCCAGGTAACAAGAATCGGCGCAGACGCTGCCCTCGTTCAGAATTTTTCCTTCCTTGATCTCCAGTGTCCGGCTGGAGCCTATCCAAGCGGCTGCATTGTTCCAGGTGGCTGCAACATGgtaaccccccagccctgctggaagggAAGTGGAGCCCACTTGTGTCCATCCGCTCCTTTCAGAGCCCATGTCTCCTCCGTGGGGCAGCCccgtctctggggtggggattgGAACAGGCTGACCCCCTAAAGCGTCTCCGCTGGTGTGCTCTGCCCACGCTCGCTTTGCTGCCACCCTTCGGccagctgcctccttccccaAGGCAGATGAGCCACGTCCCGCCAGCAGCCAGACGTCTGAGGAGCTTTTCCAAGTCGGCTCTTTAAACGGCTTCCCTGCCAGCTCCCACCTCACCCAGAGAGCTTGGTTAATGCTGAGCTCATGTCCTGAGGCTTTTCCACATCGCTTCCCATCACGCCGCAGTTCTGTGCGTGGCACTGAGATGCAGGTTGGGTCGCTACCGTAGCAGCCTGGCCCATGTGCCTCCCAGCTAGCGGGCGTCACACAGAACCCTTGCGAGCAGCGTCCCAGACAGGCCTGCCTAGCGCTCCTGCAGCGGGGCAGCTGGTGGGAGATCTCGGTGGTGCTGTCAGATgtgtgggtggggaggtgggatgcCAGCCTGAGCCGCGCCGTCAAGTGCAGCCGCACGAGTCCTCCAGGGCGCGAGGGGACTTGTCGGAAGAAGGCAAAGCAGCAGAACCTAGTGTGATGGGGCTGCAGAGGCGCCCAGGCTGCTGGTCTATCCTTTGCCTGCCttccagcccacccaccccccgggGAAGGGGGGAGCCCCTTGTGTGAGCATAAGGCCAGCCTTACCCTCCTGTGATTGCCTCCAGGAAGCCCAGACGTATGCGGACGACAACAGCTTGCTGTTCATGGAGACCTCGGCGAAGACAGCGATGAATGTGAACGAAATCTTTATGGCAATAGGTAAGTGGGGTAGCTGCAGTGCCATTAGCGATGTCTGTATGCACCTTCGCAAACCAGCGTTGTGCTGTGTGCCGCCTGCCTGCCCAGCAATCCCCTGACTCTACGCCCCAGGGCAGCGAGGGGGAGCAGGACCAAGTCACTGCCCGGGGAGCAGTCCAGTTGCCCGGCTGGACACAGCCACCCCTGCTGGTTaaaggccccctcccccccaccacccccgcaCAGTAGGAGCAGCCAGAGAGAGAATCGGAGCCTGCCCACTCCAGTTTAGTGCTGCCAGAGTCCTGGGCAGCCCATGTGCTGGGCACACCTGGGATTGGCACTTCCCTTTCCAGTTCCAAGTCCTGGCTGACGCGGCACGAAAGCCACCTCCCTGGGGGAACACGAGAGCTCCGTGTCGGAGCAGAGCTCAGGGAGCGGACGTCAGGCGTCACCAGCTCCTCTGCACGTGAGCTGCATTGACCCATTCCTCTCCCTCCAGCCAAGAAGCTGCCGAAAAACGAACCCCAAACCGCGGCCGGCGCTCAGGGCAGGAATCGGGGCGTGGACCTGCAAGAGACCAGCCAGCCCAACAGAAGCCAGTGCTGCAGCAACTGAGCCGCCGTTCCCACCTGACCGAAGCCCTTCCAATGACCTGGCTGGAATCCACTCGACCCAATCGCACTTACGGTAGAGCAGCTGGCAATTACGGCTGCCGTGATTTCTCCATCTCCTTCTGATCCTAGGCTGGAGGGAGCTAGTCCACCTGCACCTTTCTGTACAAATACTAATTCCATTTTAAGTCTTAAGTCACTTTTTTAATATATGAACTGCTCTTCCCTCTTCCTGGCGGTGGATCCGTGGGCTGGGCTCTTCCCGCCTTTGCTAGGCGAGGGCTGGAGCCGAACGCCTCCCACAAGCTTCTCGTTCACTATTGGAAACAAGGGTCCTTCGTCCCGTAGCTGGGCTCTTGTTTCGGAGCGATCCACACGAACAAGCCACGGCTCATTCAGTGCCACATGCCTAGAACAACCACTAAACACAACCACAGCATTAGAATGCCATTCAGCTCCGGCGTCCGAGCTCTGGCTTGACCAAATCACAATGATGAGTATtttggggtgagggtgagggggggcagaggggagcaaaACTGGTTTCTTCTGTATTTTGTATTGTACGTTTCTTCAACATGTAACCAATCAGTATCTTGTCAATATAGTACATACCAACTAGCCTTCTGTCGTCCTTCTCTTGGTGTTGGACTTTAGCATGCCAACTCTTTTCTAGCTCTTCAGTTCTGGTGTAATGCACTAATAATCCTCTTgcaa from Chrysemys picta bellii isolate R12L10 unplaced genomic scaffold, ASM1138683v2 scaf138, whole genome shotgun sequence carries:
- the LOC135978138 gene encoding uncharacterized protein LOC135978138 isoform X1: MAGRGGAARPNGPAAGNKICQFKLVLLGESAVGKSSLVLRFVKGQFHEYQESTIGAAFLTQTVCLDDTTVKFEIWDTAGQERYHSLAPMYYRGAQAAIVVYDITNTEGGGAALPHPASCLLLGHVCTGQELGEGAAEAGQPQHRNCISRQQGRPCEQESRGFPGSPDVCGRQQLAVHGDLGEDSDECERNLYGNSQEAAEKRTPNRGRRSGQESGRGPARDQPAQQKPVLQQLSRRSHLTEALPMTWLESTRPNRTYGRAAGNYGCRDFSISF
- the LOC135978138 gene encoding ras-related protein Rab-5C-like isoform X2; protein product: MAGRGGAARPNGPAAGNKICQFKLVLLGESAVGKSSLVLRFVKGQFHEYQESTIGAAFLTQTVCLDDTTVKFEIWDTAGQERYHSLAPMYYRGAQAAIVVYDITNTDTFVRAKNWVKELQRQASPNIVIALAGNKADLASKRAVDFQEAQTYADDNSLLFMETSAKTAMNVNEIFMAIAKKLPKNEPQTAAGAQGRNRGVDLQETSQPNRSQCCSN